The Aspergillus chevalieri M1 DNA, chromosome 5, nearly complete sequence genome includes a region encoding these proteins:
- a CDS encoding Sec1 family protein (COG:J,U;~EggNog:ENOG410Q8NB;~InterPro:IPR001619,IPR043127,IPR036045,IPR043154, IPR027482;~PFAM:PF00995;~go_process: GO:0006904 - vesicle docking involved in exocytosis [Evidence IEA];~go_process: GO:0016192 - vesicle-mediated transport [Evidence IEA]) encodes MDVVAAVSGYISKMVSAGDSSTQSSSSKMKILLLDSETVPIVSTAITQSALLNHEVYLTDRLDNPAREKMRHLRCLCFVRPTPNAIQFLVDELRDPKYGEYHIYLSNIIRKSSLERLAEADSHEVVRVIQEHFADFLVINPDLCSLNLGFPLQRLWGHSPDLWNADALQRATEGVIAALLSLKKNPLIRYEKNSLLAKKLATEVRYHITQEEQLFNFRKTDTPPILLILDRRDDPITPLLTQWTYQAMVHELIGINNGRVDLRDVPEIRPELREIVLSQDQDPFFKKNMYQNFGDLGQNIKEYVEQYQVKTQNTMNIESIADMKRFVEDYPEFRKLSGNVSKHVTLVGELSRRVGEDNLLDVSELEQSLACNDNHGNDLKNLQRLIQLPNVPAESKLRLVALYAIRYEKQPNNALPILLDLLVTAGNVPSNRVSIIPKLLAYHHSLQAPPVAGGFTDLFESTSFFSGARDRFKGLKGVENVYTQHSPRLEVTLQNLIKGRLKEMQYPFLEGSGHIRDKPQDIIIFMVGGVTYEEAKMVAQVNASSPGVRVVLAGTTIHNSTTFLEEVDDAVSSWPDPSPSSAAGRLRREVAR; translated from the exons ATGGACGTTGTCGCCGCGGTGTCGGGGTACATCTCCAAGATGGTCTCCGCGGGGGACTCGTCGACCCAGAGCTCTTCATCCAAGATGAAGATCTTGCTCCTCGATAGTGAGACA GTCCCTATCGTCTCGACCGCTATCACCCAGTCCGCCTTGCTCAACCATGAAGTCTACCTCACGGACCGACTCGATAATCCCGCGAGAGAGAAGATGCGGCACCTACGTTGTCTCTGTTTCGTCCGTCCGACCCCGAATGCCATCCAGTTTCTCGTTGACGAGCTGCGCGATCCGAAATACGGCGAGTACCACATCTACCTCAGCAACATCATCCGCAAGTCGTCGCTCGAGCGCCTTGCAGAAGCAGATAGTCACGAAGTCGTGCGGGTCATACAGGAGCATTTCGCGGACTTCCTCGTTATCAATCCAGATCTCTGTTCGTTGAATCTCGGGTTTCCTCTGCAGCGGCTGTGGGGTCATTCTCCTGATCTGTGGAATGCGGATGCGCTCCAGAGAGCGACAGAGGGCGTGATTGCGGCgctgttgtcgttgaagaagaacccCTTGATCCGTTATGAGAAGAATAGTCTGTTGGCGAAGAAGCTTGCGACCGAAGTTCGATATCATATCACTCAGGAGGAGCAATTATTCAACTTCAGAAAGACCGACACACCACCTATCTTGTTAATTTTGGACCGTCGCGATGACCCCATCACGCCTTTGCTCACTCAATGGACATACCAGGCTATGGTGCATGAGTTGATTGGTATCAACAATGGCCGGGTGGATCTACGCGATGTGCCTGAGATTCGGCCGGAGTTGCGGGAGATTGTGCTTTCCCAAGATCAGGATCCGTTCTTCAAGAAGAACATGTATCAAAACTTTGGCGATTTGGGTCAGAACATCAAGGAGTATGTCGAGCAATACCAAGTCAAAACCCAAAACACCATGAACATCGAGTCCATTGCGGATATGAAGCGGTTCGTCGAGGATTACCCTGAGTTCCGCAAGCTGTCAGGCAATGTGAGCAAGCATGTCACTTTGGTTGGGGAGCTTAGTCGGCGCGTTGGTGAGGATAATCTGCTTGATGTGAGTGAGCTGGAGCAGAGTCTGGCTTGCAATGATAATCATGGGAACGACCTTAAG AACCTACAAAGACTTATTCAATTGCCCAACGTCCCAGCAGAGAGTAAACTCCGCCTAGTGGCACTCTATGCCATTCGCTATGAAAAACAACCCAACAATGCCCTCCCAATTCTACTCGACTTGCTGGTCACAGCCGGCAACGTCCCCTCTAACCGCGTCAGCATAATCCCCAAACTTCTCGCATACCACCACTCTCTCCAAGCACCACCAGTAGCTGGAGGCTTCACAGACCTCTTCGAATCTACCTCATTTTTCTCTGGAGCGCGGGATCGCTTTAAGGGCTTGAAGGGTGTTGAGAACGTCTACACACAACACTCCCCACGATTGGAAGTAACATTGCAGAACCTAATCAAAGGCCGACTAAAGGAAATGCAATACCCGTTCCTCGAAGGCAGCGGCCACATTCGCGATAAACCTCAggacatcatcatcttcatggtTGGCGGCGTGACGTACGAAGAAGCCAAGATGGTTGCGCAGGTCAATGCCAGTTCTCCGGGTGTGAGGGTGGTCCTGGCCGGCACTACTATCCACAATAGCACTACGTTTTTGGAAGAGGTCGATGATGCTGTGAGTAGCTGGCCTGATCCGAGTCCTTCGTCGGCTGCTGGACGACTGCGGAGGGAGGTTGCGCGTTGA
- the ALE1 gene encoding lysophospholipid acyltransferase (BUSCO:EOG0926251E;~COG:I;~EggNog:ENOG410PHXS;~InterPro:IPR004299;~PFAM:PF03062;~TransMembrane:7 (o23-39i51-69o81-103i227-245o265-283i424-444o456-473i)), which yields MLPYVDLVFDYPARLTGASIDELKLITSFLLSYPFAAVLKRLPDAQPWKKNAFIIAVSLFYIVGLFDLWDGLRTLAYSSAGVYLIAYYVDGSLMPWIGFVFLMSHMSISHIYRQILDDAQVIDITGAQMVLVMKLSSFCWNVHDGRLPQEQLSEPQRYAAITQFPSVLDYLGYVLFFPSLFAGPSFEYVDYRRWIDTTLFDIPPGTDPSKAPPTRKKRRIPRSGRPAAKKAIIGLGWILLFLQLGSRYNQDTILNPENNFMQYSFLRRIWILYLIGFTTRLKYYGVWSLTEGTCILSGLGYNGFDPRSGKVFWNRLENVDPWGLETAQNSHGFLGSWNKNTNHWLKNYVYLRVTPKGKKPGFRASMATFGTSAFWHGFYPGYYMTFVLGSFIQTVAKNFRRHIRPFFLTPDGTKPTPNKRYYDIASWLATQLTLSFAVMPFIFLSFADSMAVWQSVYYYGILTTLSSLAFFSSPAKKIFIKKLQARAGNTAGAKKAVSAPAGPTTPAADGHERDQTLGLPDDPGKDLGEAVQEIKEEIDARNRRGSTVGMPSGEELKAAVEERIGRKL from the exons ATGCTGCCTTACGTGGACCTGGTCTTTGACTATCCTGCTAGGCTCACAGGAGCCTCAATCGATGAGC TAAAGCTCATCACCtccttcctcctctcctaCCCTTTTGCCGCTGTATTAAAACGTCTCCCTGACGCCCAACCCTGGAAGAAAAATGCCTTCATCATCGCCGTCTCACTGTTCTACATCGTCGGCCTTTTCGACCTCTGGGATGGCCTCCGCACCCTCGCCTACAGCTCCGCCGGTGTCTATCTGATCGCATACTACGTGGATGGCTCGCTGATGCCATGGATCGGCTTCGTGTTTCTCATGTCACATATGTCCATCTCCCACATTTACAGGCAGATCCTGGATGATGCGCAGGTGATTGACATCACGGGTGCCCAGATGGTACTGGTTATGAAGTTGTCGTCGTTCTGCTGGAACGTTCACGACGGACGATTGCCACAGGAACAGCTGTCCGAGCCGCAGAGGTACGCTGCTATCACGCAGTTCCCTAGCGTTCTGGACTATCTGGGATATGTGCTGTTCTTCCCGTCGTTGTTTGCGGGGCCATCGTTCGAGTATGTCGACTATCGCCGCTGGATCGACACGACGCTGTTCGACATCCCCCCAGGCACGGACCCGAGCAAAGCACCCCCGACACGGAAGAAGAGACGTATCCCGCGCAGTGGACGCCCGGCAGCCAAGAAGGCCATTATAGGCCTAGGCTGGATTCTACTCTTCCTCCAACTCGGCTCAAGGTACAACCAAGACACCATTCTGAACCCTGAGAACAACTTCATGCAATACTCTTTCCTCCGCCGCATCTGGATCCTCTACCTCATCGGCTTCACCACCCGTCTCAAGTACTACGGCGTCTGGTCCCTGACTGAGGGTACCTGCATCTTATCCGGACTGGGGTATAACGGCTTTGATCCTCGCAGCGGTAAAGTCTTCTGGAACCGCTTGGAGAACGTCGATCCATGGGGTCTGGAGACGGCGCAGAACTCACATGGCTTCCTGGGCAGCTGGAATAAGAACACCAACCACTGGCTTAAGAACTATGTGTATCTACGTGTGACGCCAAAAGGCAAGAAGCCTGGCTTCAGGGCTAGTATGGCTACATTTGGGACTAGTGCTTTCTGGCACGGTTTCTACCCTGGATACTACATGACTTTCGTGCTGGGATCATTCATCCAAACTGTTGCTAAAA ACTTCCGCCGCCACATCCGCCCCTTCTTCCTAACCCCCGACGGCACAAAACCAACCCCCAACAAACGCTACTACGACATCGCAAGCTGGCTCGCCACCCAACTCACCCTCTCCTTTGCCGTCATGCCATTCATTTTCCTCTCCTTCGCCGACTCCATGGCCGTCTGGCAAAGTGTCTACTACTACGGCATCCTCACGACGCTCTCATCACTGGCATTTTTCTCCTCGCCTGCGAAGAAGATCTTCATCAAGAAACTGCAGGCTAGGGCTGGAAACACCGCTGGTGCTAAGAAGGCTGTTTCTGCGCCTGCTGGGCCAACGACGCCGGCCGCTGATGGGCATGAGCGTGATCAAACGCTTGGTCTTCCGGATGACCCTGGTAAAGATCTTGGCGAGGCTGTCCAGGAGATTaaggaggagattgatgctAGAAACCGCCGTGGGAGTACGGTTGGCATGCCTTCTGGGGAGGAGCTGAAGGCTGCTGTTGAGGAGAGGATTGGGAGGAAGCTATAG